The following are from one region of the Candidatus Paceibacterota bacterium genome:
- a CDS encoding cysteine hydrolase family protein, whose amino-acid sequence MNTALILIDFINEIVNEKGKLSSKGYFSFAKENNVFKNISFIIEKARQKNILIIHVKVGFSKNYNEQPKESPLFGKAKEFQALKLNTWATDFYKEIDIKEEDIIIIKHRVSAFYSTSLDLVLKNNNIKSVIIAGVATDLAVSSTVRDAHDRDYKVTIVSDCCIAGNIKDHEGALLSLSKISDIKKSQELFI is encoded by the coding sequence ATGAATACGGCTCTTATATTAATAGACTTTATAAATGAAATAGTTAATGAAAAAGGAAAGCTATCATCAAAGGGTTATTTTTCTTTTGCAAAAGAGAATAATGTTTTTAAAAATATTTCTTTTATTATTGAAAAAGCTCGTCAAAAAAATATTTTAATTATTCATGTTAAGGTTGGCTTTTCGAAAAATTATAATGAACAACCAAAAGAATCTCCTTTGTTTGGAAAGGCGAAAGAATTCCAAGCATTAAAATTAAATACATGGGCAACTGACTTTTATAAAGAAATAGATATAAAAGAGGAAGATATTATAATTATAAAACACAGAGTTAGTGCCTTTTATTCTACATCGTTAGATTTGGTTTTAAAAAATAATAATATAAAATCGGTTATTATAGCAGGGGTTGCCACTGATTTGGCAGTTTCGAGCACGGTAAGAGATGCTCATGATAGAGATTATAAGGTGACTATTGTTTCTGATTGTTGTATTGCTGGAAATATTAAAGATCACGAAGGGGCACTTTTATCTTTAAGTAAAATATCCGATATAAAAAAATCACAAGAATTATTTATTTAA